ACAAGCAACACAATAGCCCTAAAGAACTTCAGATGAGGTAGCAAGTGATAGAACAGAAGATTTTTACAATTGAATATAAACTAACTAGGCTGTTAAacgcttaaataataaaagtcaTTGATAAGGAAATATACAACAGACCATGGCTGTTACGATTGCTCGATAAGTCTTGCATTAATTCGGTATAACATTAAATAGAAAGTCCCCCTTATAATTCATCATTTCCAGTAGCCCTCCTGAGATTCGAGAGAGTCATTATACCCGCTACGAGAAGAGTGGACAGTAATTTCTGTCTGTACAAGCACTGGCTGCGGTTTTCCGACAGTTGAGTCCAACAAGGCTCCATCGGGATCTCTGGTTGCTGAATGTTTACCACTCATAGGACCCAGAGAATAGAAGTTGCCACGATCTCCGGACGCGTAGCTGCGACCACTTGAAGGGTTGTGACCCTTTCGGAACTGTATTAACGGCATGCGATTAGCAAACTCCATCTCGTTAATATATGTAGGCATAGACACTAACCAATCGCAAGAAAACAGGGAGTGAGCACAGTGTAATGCCCATCGCTGGCTCAATACCCATCAACAGACACTGGACTTGGATGGCATCCAAAGCACCGTCAAAGCCATATGTGGTTATAATTCGGATGACAACCTCGATACAGGTCCTGGGAGGGGTAGTAGATTGGGTTAGCCTGGGATTCTTTCTTATTCATTTGAAATATCGGAGGAAAATGGTGACTTACAAAAAGCCAAGTGAGAAGAGACCAATAAGCAAACGCTTTTTCTGCTTATCGAGGCTCAATTTCCTGATTACAGGCAAAGGCATCGCGAACAAGATGACATCTGTGAGAAGCGACAGAATATCGATGGCTTCGTTCATTTTTATCATTTGCGCCAGTTGGACAGGGTGAGATCTCAATCCTGTCGTCCACCACCATGACATATCCCGGAAAATCAAGAGAAAGCCCAAACAACTCGCAATACCGACACAGGCCGTTAGAATGAACATGCCCTGGACTACTAGACGAAAAGTGCTGGCCGGTGTGCTCAAGAGGCGATAGTAGAGGCAAAGAATCGATAGCTTGCAAGAATAGCAAGCACCAGCCCACAAGAGGTTGAGAGAGAATGTAATCTTGGATACAGGCACATCGATGCCATCAGGATTGTCCAGATATGAGGCCGGTAAATAGACAGCCACTAGCAGAGATATGAACAAGCCTGCTGTATTAGCCCATGCAGCAATGGAGAAAAAGTCGCTTAGTTCAAGCTGTTGACGAGCCGTGATCTTCGCGTACAGACGCAGGGCAACGGCGATCGTGGGCATCACCATGAAGATGACTGCGAGAGGCGTCCCGTAATGGCGCTGGCTCCATAACTGTTCCATGAAATCTCTATCCATTTTGGCGTACTTGTAGTGTCTTTTGCTGCCGCTTGTGGTTCAACGATTAATGGCTTTGGACCATCGATCGGGCCTCTTGCTTGAGTTcttgcctttgccctttCCCGGTAGAGGCGCCACCATTCGGAGAAAATCGCTGACAAGGCTGTAATTGAGATGCAAGGGAGAAGGAAGTGATcagcagagaagaggaataaTATGCATTCACTACGTGGGGAAAGATTGCAGCATTAGAACATCTGATTTGGAAGCCGAGATTAGACCAGCGCGCGACATTTCACTATTGGCGCCATTTCCTACCCTTGCCATGGCCCTTAACTTGTCTTATcgcgccttttttttttttcttcagtaGTATCCTATATTGACCCCTGGATTTACAGTAGATCGGTTATAGAGGCACGCGACTGTCCAGCTAGCGTAAGGTCCTGAATCTTGGTAACGAGGCGTTAGTCAGGGGTGATGCGACTGGCCACCAAACTTGAGCAGTTCAGCCTGGCCACTTTTTCTCCAGAATTTGGCTCCAGAAGCctggaaaggaagaaatctGCCCCAGCATGCGAAAGACATGTGGCATCATGGGAAAAGATCCAGCCCCTCCATATTAAGGGACGCATTGTCCGCGTATCAAGAGCCCAATCAGAGTGCTGGTGATGTGCGAGACGTGCAGCAAAAGGATACATCGGCCCTCATTTCTGCATCCTGGATTGGAACTTTTGCGCGAAATAATGCCAGAACGGTGCTAGGCAGCCAAAAGCGATAGCGACCGAGGCTGGGCACGCCCAAGTACAGGCTCTGGTCGATGTGAATGCGAATCACTGGAGGCGATGCTCTGCTGCGCACTGCTTGTGACATTTAGC
The Trichoderma asperellum chromosome 7, complete sequence DNA segment above includes these coding regions:
- a CDS encoding uncharacterized protein (EggNog:ENOG41~TransMembrane:7 (o15-37i49-72o92-114i126-150o177-197i209-229o241-268i)), encoding MDRDFMEQLWSQRHYGTPLAVIFMVMPTIAVALRLYAKITARQQLELSDFFSIAAWANTAGLFISLLVAVYLPASYLDNPDGIDVPVSKITFSLNLLWAGACYSCKLSILCLYYRLLSTPASTFRLVVQGMFILTACVGIASCLGFLLIFRDMSWWWTTGLRSHPVQLAQMIKMNEAIDILSLLTDVILFAMPLPVIRKLSLDKQKKRLLIGLFSLGFLTCIEVVIRIITTYGFDGALDAIQVQCLLMGIEPAMGITLCSLPVFLRLFRKGHNPSSGRSYASGDRGNFYSLGPMSGKHSATRDPDGALLDSTVGKPQPVLVQTEITVHSSRSGYNDSLESQEGYWK